In Anaeromyxobacter diazotrophicus, a genomic segment contains:
- a CDS encoding DEAD/DEAH box helicase — protein MTFADLDAHAALRAALAAHGYAEPTPVQAAVLGPELAGRDLLVSSRTGSGKTVAFGLVLAQTLLGEAPSFPPARPRAPLGLVIAPTRELAVQVQRELSWLFAESGGRVGACVGGMDPRREARALTQGLHLVVGTPGRLRDHLDRKNLDLGGAGALVLDEADEMLDMGFREELEAILGAAPEGRRTILFSATLPKPILELARRYTREPVRVAATPPGEAHADIGYRAHLVAPRERELALVNVLRRLDPASALVFRALRETVHHTAASLGERGFEAVALSGELTQVERTKALKALRDGRARVLVATDVAARGLDLPNVDLVLHADLPRDAASLQHRSGRTGRAGRKGQAVLLAAPAERFRLDRMLREAGVAAEWAPVPTAEEIRARDEERLAASVAAQAGEATEEELAVARRLLEERAPLLVAAALVRRERARLPEPEDLPDTARVGREAPVKAAERAPRRERPAAREGGVWFRVTVGREKNADPRWLLPLICRRGGVTRDEVGKIVVLPRETRFEVAKDRADEFARAARRPDPRMPAVRFDRADPPAEARRAPARRS, from the coding sequence GTGACCTTCGCCGACCTGGACGCCCACGCCGCCCTCCGCGCCGCCCTCGCCGCCCACGGCTACGCCGAGCCGACCCCCGTGCAGGCGGCGGTGCTCGGCCCGGAGCTGGCCGGGCGCGACCTGCTCGTGTCCTCGCGCACCGGCTCCGGGAAGACGGTCGCCTTCGGGCTCGTCCTGGCGCAGACGCTCCTCGGGGAGGCGCCGTCGTTCCCGCCCGCCCGCCCGCGCGCGCCGCTCGGGCTCGTCATCGCCCCCACCCGCGAGCTGGCGGTGCAGGTGCAGCGCGAGCTCTCCTGGCTCTTCGCCGAGTCCGGCGGCCGGGTCGGCGCGTGCGTCGGGGGGATGGACCCCCGGCGCGAGGCGCGGGCGCTGACCCAGGGGCTCCACCTGGTGGTGGGCACGCCGGGCCGGCTCCGCGATCACCTCGACCGCAAGAACCTCGACCTCGGCGGCGCGGGGGCGCTGGTGCTCGACGAGGCGGACGAGATGCTCGACATGGGCTTCCGCGAGGAGCTGGAGGCCATCCTGGGCGCCGCGCCCGAGGGGCGCCGCACCATCCTCTTCTCGGCCACCCTGCCGAAGCCCATCCTGGAGCTGGCGCGTCGCTACACCCGCGAGCCGGTGCGGGTGGCCGCCACGCCGCCGGGCGAGGCGCACGCCGACATCGGCTACCGCGCGCACCTCGTGGCGCCGCGCGAGCGCGAGCTGGCGCTCGTGAACGTGCTGCGACGGCTCGACCCGGCGAGCGCGCTCGTCTTCCGGGCGCTGCGCGAGACGGTGCACCACACCGCCGCCAGCCTGGGCGAGCGCGGCTTCGAGGCGGTGGCGCTCTCCGGCGAGCTCACCCAGGTGGAGCGGACGAAGGCGCTGAAGGCGCTCCGCGACGGGCGGGCGCGGGTGCTGGTGGCGACCGACGTGGCCGCGCGCGGCCTCGACCTGCCGAACGTCGACCTCGTCCTGCACGCCGACCTGCCGCGCGACGCGGCGTCCCTGCAGCACCGCAGCGGCCGCACCGGCCGGGCCGGGCGGAAGGGCCAGGCGGTGCTGCTGGCCGCGCCGGCGGAGCGCTTCCGGCTCGACCGGATGCTGCGCGAGGCGGGGGTGGCGGCCGAGTGGGCGCCGGTGCCCACCGCCGAGGAGATCCGCGCGCGCGACGAGGAGCGGCTGGCGGCCTCGGTGGCCGCGCAGGCGGGCGAGGCGACCGAGGAGGAGCTGGCGGTGGCGCGGCGGCTCCTCGAGGAGCGGGCGCCGCTCCTGGTGGCGGCGGCGCTCGTCCGCCGCGAGCGGGCGCGGCTGCCCGAGCCGGAGGACCTGCCGGACACGGCGCGGGTGGGGCGCGAGGCGCCGGTGAAGGCGGCCGAGCGCGCGCCGCGGCGGGAGCGGCCCGCCGCCCGGGAGGGCGGGGTGTGGTTCCGCGTCACCGTCGGGCGCGAGAAGAACGCCGACCCGCGCTGGCTCCTCCCGCTCATCTGCCGCCGCGGCGGGGTGACCCGCGACGAGGTGGGGAAGATCGTGGTGCTGCCGCGGGAGACGCGCTTCGAGGTGGCGAAGGACCGCGCCGACGAGTTCGCGCGCGCCGCCCGGCGGCCGGACCCGCGCATGCCGGCCGTGCGCTTCGACCGCGCCGACCCGCCGGCCGAGGCGCGCCGGGCGCCGGCGCGTCGGAGCTGA
- a CDS encoding non-ribosomal peptide synthetase: MFESGSAAGAAGLDTLLSRGQRALWFLQRLAPLSPAYNSVHLVRLGQATDLDALRRAMDGLVERHEALRTSFPAVDGRPARRVAPSGAMPFAVEDAGGAGLGALREQIARDVYAPFELAAGPLARCRVYRNSAAGDLVLMAIHHAVVDLWSWALFLHDLGALYAAARAGVAPALAPPLYGWADHVRAEEALLASADGERLWASWQRALAGCDLAPVALPLDRARPASPSFRGGSRGRRLGLELSRRFRALGRAHGATPFMTLLAAFAVLLHRYTGQEDLLVGTPAANRTRENAGLFGYVVNLLPMRVDLSGAPSFATLLGRVRDTVRRGLEAARFPHALVVERLHPARGAGGAPLVNVALTYQKTAQLVDAAALASFALGEEGGRLELGGLALGSLPLHEQPSPFDLTAIVAEAGEELVLSLEYQRDLFDEASIDSMLAQFATLLDGIVEDPARAIADLPLATGGERRALLAAALPPEPGPAPEPVHEAFARQVAATPEAVAVEQGEVALTYAELARRAARLSRRLRGMGVAPEAPVGVLVERSPELVTALWGVLGAGAAWLPLDPAAPDARNAFILEDAGAGVVLTTRDRAVRLAGLGAAVVVLDDVDVDASEAAGPAAPAPVGPDSLAYVIYTSGTTGRPKGVLVDHEAFATHCREVVRHYQLDPADRVLQFASPAFDASLEQIVPPLLAGATVVLRDDDVPGGGPFHRFAARARLSVVNVPPAWWAEWARACAGAAAPEPVPALRLVIVGGDAMPGEPLAAWRRSPMAGARLLNAYGPTEATITATLHEVALPSEGEAAPATLPIGRPLPGRSAYVVERGGELAPDGVPGELLLGGRCIARGYLRRPDLTEARFTADPFDHRAGARAYRTGDLVRRRHDGAIEFLGRVDGQVKLRGFRIELGEIEALLAEHPAVREAAVDLVQAGPADRRLAAWVALAPGVEAGPSELKRHLRARLPEYMVPAAFAFVAALPRTAGGKLDRTALPALAAGAVDRAPFVAPRDEVEAGLATLWAELLGLERVGAQDDFFDLGGHSLLAAQLVARVQRAFGVELPLRTVFEARTVEALALAVLDGLAARIAPEELDEVLDRVEAGEAAPPAAEPAGG, from the coding sequence ATGTTCGAGAGCGGATCAGCTGCCGGTGCGGCCGGCCTGGATACCCTTTTGTCTCGAGGGCAGCGGGCACTGTGGTTCCTGCAGCGCCTGGCGCCGTTGAGCCCCGCCTACAACTCCGTCCACCTCGTCCGGCTGGGGCAAGCGACCGACCTCGACGCGCTCCGCCGGGCCATGGACGGCCTGGTCGAGCGCCACGAGGCGCTCCGCACGAGTTTCCCCGCCGTGGACGGCCGCCCGGCGCGCCGGGTCGCGCCGTCCGGCGCGATGCCCTTCGCGGTGGAGGACGCGGGCGGCGCCGGTCTCGGCGCGCTGCGCGAGCAGATCGCGCGCGACGTCTACGCGCCGTTCGAGTTGGCGGCGGGGCCGCTCGCCCGGTGCCGCGTCTACCGGAACTCGGCGGCGGGCGACCTCGTGCTCATGGCCATCCACCACGCCGTCGTCGATCTCTGGTCGTGGGCGCTCTTCCTCCACGACCTGGGGGCGCTCTACGCCGCGGCGCGCGCCGGCGTCGCCCCGGCGCTCGCCCCCCCCCTCTACGGCTGGGCCGATCACGTCCGCGCGGAGGAGGCGCTGCTGGCGAGCGCCGACGGCGAGCGGCTGTGGGCGTCGTGGCAGCGCGCGCTCGCGGGGTGCGACCTCGCGCCGGTGGCGCTTCCGCTCGACCGGGCGCGGCCGGCCAGCCCGTCCTTCCGCGGCGGCAGCCGCGGGCGCCGCCTCGGCCTGGAGCTGTCCCGCCGGTTCCGCGCGCTCGGGCGCGCGCACGGCGCGACGCCGTTCATGACCCTGCTGGCCGCCTTCGCCGTGCTGCTCCACCGCTACACGGGGCAGGAGGACCTCCTCGTCGGGACGCCGGCCGCGAACCGCACCCGCGAGAACGCCGGCCTGTTCGGCTACGTGGTGAACCTCCTCCCGATGCGCGTCGACCTGTCGGGCGCGCCCTCCTTCGCGACGCTCCTCGGCCGGGTCCGCGACACCGTCCGGCGCGGCCTCGAAGCGGCGCGCTTCCCGCACGCGCTCGTCGTCGAGCGGCTCCACCCGGCCCGCGGCGCGGGCGGCGCGCCGCTCGTCAACGTGGCGCTCACCTACCAGAAGACGGCGCAGCTCGTGGACGCCGCAGCCCTCGCCTCCTTCGCGCTCGGCGAGGAGGGCGGGCGGCTCGAGCTGGGCGGGCTCGCGCTCGGGTCCCTGCCGCTCCACGAGCAGCCGTCGCCCTTCGACCTCACCGCCATCGTGGCCGAGGCGGGCGAGGAGCTCGTCCTCAGCCTCGAGTACCAGCGCGACCTCTTCGACGAAGCCTCCATCGACTCGATGCTGGCGCAGTTCGCGACCCTGCTGGACGGGATCGTCGAGGACCCGGCGCGCGCGATCGCGGACCTGCCGCTCGCCACCGGCGGCGAACGGCGCGCGCTCCTCGCGGCGGCGCTTCCGCCGGAGCCCGGGCCCGCGCCGGAGCCGGTCCACGAGGCGTTCGCGCGCCAGGTGGCGGCTACGCCGGAAGCGGTGGCGGTGGAGCAGGGCGAGGTGGCGCTCACCTACGCCGAGCTGGCGCGGCGCGCCGCGCGGCTCTCGCGCCGCCTGCGCGGCATGGGCGTGGCGCCGGAGGCGCCGGTGGGAGTGCTCGTCGAGCGCTCGCCCGAGCTGGTGACGGCGCTCTGGGGGGTGCTGGGAGCCGGCGCGGCCTGGCTGCCGCTCGACCCGGCGGCGCCCGACGCGCGCAACGCCTTCATCCTGGAGGACGCCGGCGCCGGCGTCGTCCTCACCACCCGCGACCGGGCGGTGCGGCTGGCCGGACTCGGCGCGGCGGTGGTGGTGCTCGACGACGTCGACGTCGACGCGTCCGAGGCGGCCGGCCCGGCGGCGCCAGCGCCGGTCGGGCCCGACTCGCTCGCCTACGTCATCTACACCTCCGGCACCACCGGTCGGCCGAAGGGCGTGCTGGTCGACCACGAGGCGTTCGCCACGCACTGCCGCGAGGTGGTGCGCCACTACCAGCTCGACCCCGCCGACCGGGTCCTGCAGTTCGCCTCGCCCGCCTTCGACGCCTCGCTGGAGCAGATCGTGCCGCCGCTGCTGGCGGGGGCGACCGTCGTCCTGCGCGACGACGACGTCCCCGGGGGGGGGCCGTTCCACCGCTTCGCGGCGCGGGCGCGCCTCTCGGTGGTGAACGTGCCGCCCGCCTGGTGGGCGGAGTGGGCCCGCGCTTGCGCCGGCGCGGCGGCGCCCGAGCCGGTGCCGGCGCTGCGCCTCGTCATCGTCGGCGGCGACGCCATGCCGGGCGAGCCGCTCGCCGCCTGGCGGCGGTCGCCCATGGCGGGCGCGCGGCTCCTCAACGCGTACGGGCCGACCGAGGCGACCATCACCGCCACCCTCCACGAGGTGGCGCTGCCGTCCGAGGGCGAGGCGGCCCCCGCGACGCTCCCCATCGGCCGGCCGCTGCCGGGCCGGAGCGCCTACGTGGTGGAGCGCGGCGGTGAGCTCGCGCCCGACGGCGTGCCCGGCGAGCTCCTCCTGGGCGGCCGCTGCATCGCCCGCGGCTACCTGCGCCGTCCGGATCTGACCGAGGCGCGCTTCACCGCCGACCCCTTCGACCATCGCGCCGGGGCCCGCGCCTACCGCACGGGGGACCTGGTGCGACGCCGGCACGACGGGGCGATCGAGTTCCTGGGCCGGGTGGACGGCCAGGTGAAGCTGCGCGGGTTCCGCATCGAGCTGGGCGAGATCGAGGCGCTCCTCGCCGAGCACCCGGCCGTGCGCGAGGCGGCGGTCGACCTCGTCCAGGCAGGACCGGCCGACCGGCGCCTCGCGGCGTGGGTCGCCCTCGCGCCCGGCGTCGAGGCCGGGCCGTCCGAGCTGAAGCGCCACCTCCGGGCGCGGCTGCCCGAGTACATGGTGCCAGCGGCCTTCGCCTTCGTGGCGGCGCTGCCGCGGACGGCCGGCGGCAAGCTCGACCGCACCGCCCTCCCGGCGCTCGCCGCCGGCGCCGTGGACCGCGCGCCCTTCGTGGCGCCGCGCGACGAGGTCGAGGCGGGCCTCGCCACCCTGTGGGCCGAGCTTCTCGGGCTGGAGCGGGTCGGGGCGCAGGACGACTTCTTCGACCTGGGCGGGCACTCGCTGCTGGCGGCGCAGCTCGTGGCGCGGGTCCAGCGCGCCTTCGGCGTGGAGCTGCCGCTCAGGACGGTGTTCGAGGCGCGGACGGTCGAAGCGCTGGCGCTGGCGGTGCTGGACGGCCTCGCGGCACGCATCGCGCCGGAGGAGCTGGACGAGGTGCTGGACCGGGTCGAGGCGGGGGAGGCGGCCCCGCCCGCCGCAGAGCCGGCTGGGGGATGA